One window from the genome of Magnetococcales bacterium encodes:
- the dgt gene encoding dNTP triphosphohydrolase, with translation MERWVKLLNDKRFSELLGRPKSAGPETELPFENKQFRLPAERDHDRILFSTPLRRMGDKTQVFPLESIESIRTRLTHSYEVANLARSLGVELVYLLGKELPKDAIRIIPSMLAAAGLAHDIGNPPFGHQGENAIKSWFKRNEGFLFEASSDGDGEINEDIKKLTKQHKNDFLLFEGNAQTLRVLTKLQVIGDDLGLNLSVGTLASLMKYVSASDKIDKTIQARKKVGFFATEQSLVETIRKEVGLEGDSRHPLALVMEACDDIAYSVLDAEDSIKKGLVSFNDLTAHLKHQIDSGSNNDPVIKHVYDKSQHEHNKFFEQNLDPNELNDVSTQKFRVHAIHVMVSAIAHTFKEKYEEIISGKFIGELIEHSYAAKLWETLKDFDKKNAFDHNAVIEIELNGYNTINCLMDYLWIGISNRKKYSDIESERTSPFARYVYSKISRNYRRVFEGKIKSYHRDQQIPIRYREMQLLTDMVSGMTDRFCIELHNDFEKHYKEMQSIDKNLLF, from the coding sequence ATGGAAAGATGGGTCAAATTGCTCAATGACAAGCGGTTTTCTGAACTTCTTGGACGTCCCAAGTCGGCAGGTCCAGAAACCGAACTTCCGTTCGAAAACAAACAGTTCAGGTTACCAGCAGAGCGCGACCATGATCGAATCCTCTTCTCAACACCGTTGCGTCGCATGGGTGATAAAACTCAGGTATTCCCACTCGAAAGCATTGAGAGCATCAGGACTCGTTTGACCCACTCATATGAAGTAGCGAATCTGGCGCGATCGCTTGGGGTTGAACTGGTTTACTTACTGGGAAAAGAACTTCCGAAAGATGCGATTCGAATCATCCCTTCCATGCTGGCAGCAGCTGGTCTTGCTCACGATATTGGCAATCCTCCCTTTGGTCATCAAGGAGAAAATGCCATCAAATCGTGGTTCAAAAGGAATGAAGGTTTTCTTTTTGAAGCATCTAGTGATGGTGATGGCGAAATTAACGAGGACATTAAAAAGCTTACCAAACAACATAAAAATGATTTCCTTCTGTTTGAAGGCAACGCTCAGACGCTCCGAGTTCTAACGAAGCTGCAAGTAATTGGTGACGATCTTGGTCTTAATTTGAGTGTAGGCACCCTCGCATCTTTGATGAAGTACGTTTCAGCATCCGATAAAATCGATAAAACAATACAAGCACGCAAGAAAGTTGGCTTCTTTGCGACTGAGCAAAGTCTTGTAGAGACAATACGGAAAGAAGTCGGATTGGAAGGAGATTCCCGACACCCATTAGCACTCGTGATGGAAGCATGTGATGACATCGCCTATTCAGTACTTGATGCCGAGGACTCAATAAAAAAAGGATTGGTGTCATTTAATGACCTGACCGCACACCTAAAACATCAGATCGATAGCGGTTCAAATAATGACCCTGTAATTAAGCACGTTTACGATAAATCGCAACATGAACATAATAAATTTTTTGAACAAAATTTAGACCCAAATGAACTTAATGATGTTTCAACGCAGAAATTCCGTGTTCACGCAATACATGTAATGGTCTCTGCTATTGCACATACATTTAAAGAAAAATACGAGGAAATTATTTCAGGGAAATTCATCGGTGAATTAATAGAACACTCATATGCTGCAAAATTATGGGAAACCCTGAAAGATTTCGATAAAAAAAACGCTTTCGACCATAATGCTGTCATCGAAATTGAATTAAATGGTTATAATACGATTAATTGTTTAATGGACTACTTATGGATTGGCATATCAAACAGAAAAAAATACTCCGACATCGAGAGTGAAAGAACTTCTCCTTTTGCAAGATATGTTTATAGTAAAATTTCAAGAAACTATCGTCGTGTGTTTGAAGGAAAAATAAAAAGCTACCATAGAGATCAACAGATACCGATCAGATATAGAGAGATGCAATTATTGACAGATATGGTGTCTGGAATGACTGATCGGTTTTGCATTGAACTGCATAATGATTTTGAGAAGCATTACAAGGAAATGCAGAGCATTGATAAAAATCTTCTTTTTTAA